In Oenanthe melanoleuca isolate GR-GAL-2019-014 chromosome 10, OMel1.0, whole genome shotgun sequence, a single window of DNA contains:
- the MCEE gene encoding methylmalonyl-CoA epimerase, mitochondrial: protein MAAVLRRGAAGLLSRLQTLAPTVRTLSSSKSFSQNIPSCLWKLGRLNHVAIAVPDLEKAQSLYKDVLGAQVSETVALPEHGVYTVFVELGNTKLELLHPLGEKSPIASFLQKNKTGGMHHICIEVDDIKAAMTELKKKKIRILSEEPKIGAHGKPVIFLHPKDCHGVLVELEQA from the exons ATGGCGGCGGTGCTGAGGCGCGGAGCGGCCG ggcttCTTAGCAGATTGCAGACTTTAGCTCCCACAGTACGAACTCTATCATCATCAAAGTCCTTTTCACAAAACATTCCAAGCTGTTTGTGGAAACTGGGCCGACTTAATCACGTGGCAATTGCAGTGCCTGATCTGGAGAAAGCTCAGTCCTTGTATAAAGATGTGTTAGGAGCCCAGGTGAGTGAGACTGTTGCTCTTCCTGAACATGGTGTCTACACTGTTTTTGTGGAGCTGGGAAATACCAAGCTGGAACTTCTACATCCTTTAGGAGAGAAAAGTCCCATCGCAAGCTTCCTGCAAAAAAACAAGACTGGAGGAATGCATCATATCTGTATTGAG GTTGATGACATAAAAGCAGCTATGacagaactgaagaaaaaaaagatacgAATATTGAGTGAAGAGCCAAAAATAGGTGCACATGGCAAACCTGTGATTTTTCTTCACCCTAAAGATTGCCATGGAGTCCTTGTGGAGCTTGAGCAAGCCTGA